In the uncultured Methanobacterium sp. genome, one interval contains:
- the iorA gene encoding indolepyruvate ferredoxin oxidoreductase subunit alpha, translated as MNIKEILTGQEKDKLFLMGNEAAVRGALEAGVSVASTYPGTPSSEIGNVLSVLAEDAGMYFEFSVNEKVALEVAAAASASGLRSFTFMKHVGVNVASDSLMSVAYTGVRGGMVILTADDPSMFSSQNEQDNRNYARLANIPLLEASSPQEVKDLMKYAYQLSEEFELPVILRTTTRVSHMRGIVELGDLNKPKAKGHFDKDPQRFVPVPESARIMHRNLVEKMYQVEVLSNNSSLNQLFDNGSHVGIITSGSAFNYVMDVVEEYNLPVNVLKIAFSYPFPEKKVLKFLDNTERVLVVEEVDPIMEKEILAIVGKHQLKPVIHGKLDGTMPVIYEYSPDIVLGGVGRMMGLEMPVETTSDSLELPKRPPTLCPGCPHRAAYFEVKKAAEDLNLDDLIFPSDIGCYTLGIESPYEIADYLLSMGSSVGTSCGFSKATDQTVVSFIGDSTFFHAGIPPLINAVHNKNRFVLVILDNRTTAMTGGQPNPGLPVDGMGLEAPEISIPEIVKACGVEMVETINPLNVRNSKEIFKKALQFEKVAVVISQYPCMLIKGGTQKGKNIIIDVQDDKCTGCDTCVMELTCPAIYTTDEDKIRIDPLMCRKCNVCVQTCPEKAIRAKRIDSNRGEEE; from the coding sequence ATGAACATTAAAGAAATACTCACAGGACAGGAAAAGGATAAACTGTTTTTAATGGGTAATGAAGCTGCAGTCCGTGGTGCCCTGGAAGCAGGTGTGTCTGTGGCCAGCACTTACCCTGGAACACCTTCTTCAGAGATTGGAAATGTATTATCAGTCCTTGCTGAAGATGCAGGGATGTATTTTGAGTTTTCAGTCAATGAAAAAGTAGCCCTGGAAGTAGCTGCAGCTGCTTCTGCATCGGGACTCAGGTCATTCACCTTCATGAAACACGTGGGTGTTAATGTGGCTTCAGATTCATTAATGAGCGTAGCTTACACCGGTGTTCGGGGAGGGATGGTAATCCTCACTGCAGATGATCCATCCATGTTCTCATCCCAGAATGAACAGGACAACCGTAACTACGCCCGACTGGCAAACATACCCCTCCTGGAAGCCTCCAGCCCCCAGGAAGTTAAGGATCTCATGAAATATGCATACCAACTATCTGAGGAATTTGAATTACCGGTTATTCTCCGCACCACCACCCGAGTTTCCCATATGAGGGGAATAGTGGAACTGGGTGATTTAAATAAGCCTAAAGCGAAGGGACACTTTGATAAAGATCCCCAGCGTTTTGTGCCAGTACCGGAGTCTGCCCGGATAATGCACCGAAATCTGGTTGAAAAAATGTACCAGGTAGAAGTATTATCCAATAATTCCTCCTTAAATCAGCTCTTTGATAATGGAAGTCATGTGGGGATTATCACCAGTGGCAGTGCCTTTAACTACGTTATGGATGTGGTGGAAGAGTATAATTTACCGGTAAATGTCCTTAAAATAGCCTTTTCCTATCCTTTCCCTGAAAAAAAGGTCCTGAAATTTTTGGATAATACAGAAAGGGTTCTGGTGGTGGAGGAAGTTGACCCTATAATGGAAAAAGAAATACTGGCTATTGTAGGCAAACACCAGTTAAAACCTGTAATTCATGGTAAACTGGATGGAACAATGCCTGTGATATATGAATACAGTCCCGATATTGTTTTAGGGGGAGTGGGCAGGATGATGGGTCTGGAAATGCCAGTTGAAACCACATCAGATTCTCTTGAACTTCCCAAAAGACCACCAACACTCTGTCCGGGCTGTCCACATCGAGCTGCATATTTCGAGGTTAAAAAGGCAGCCGAAGATCTTAATCTGGATGATCTCATATTTCCCAGTGATATAGGTTGCTACACCCTGGGCATAGAATCGCCCTATGAAATTGCAGATTACCTCTTATCAATGGGTTCATCTGTTGGAACCAGCTGCGGGTTTTCCAAGGCCACTGATCAAACCGTGGTAAGCTTCATAGGGGATTCAACCTTTTTCCATGCAGGAATACCACCACTCATCAATGCAGTGCACAACAAGAACCGTTTTGTCCTGGTGATCCTGGATAACCGCACCACCGCCATGACTGGTGGCCAGCCTAACCCTGGCCTCCCGGTGGATGGAATGGGATTGGAAGCACCTGAAATATCCATACCAGAAATTGTAAAAGCCTGTGGTGTGGAAATGGTGGAGACCATAAACCCTTTGAATGTCCGTAATTCAAAGGAAATATTCAAAAAAGCACTCCAATTTGAGAAAGTGGCAGTGGTAATATCCCAGTACCCCTGTATGCTAATCAAGGGTGGGACCCAGAAGGGTAAAAACATCATAATCGATGTCCAGGATGATAAATGCACGGGTTGTGATACCTGTGTAATGGAACTCACCTGTCCAGCTATTTACACCACTGATGAAGATAAAATCCGGATTGACCCATTAATGTGCAGGAAATGCAATGTATGTGTTCAGACATGTCCTGAGAAGGCTATAAGGGCTAAAAGGATTGATAGTAACAGGGGAGAGGAGGAATAA
- a CDS encoding TrmJ/YjtD family RNA methyltransferase, producing MIYVVFVEPETPGNIGFLARTMKNFGLYQLVLINPCTLENDSYYKAMHAREIVSNRQEYDSLAEFLKIKEIDFAVGTTGNAGGSYNLPRIAVTPDNLAQSLNVNGDIALIMGREGDGLTNKELELCDVVVSIPTHDAYPVLNVTHAAAIIFYELFKTEKTYPVEDLDEASLTEKQNLIECMDEVLDHLDYPAHKKKNASTVFRRVLGRAFISGREAHTLRGMFRRIKERVK from the coding sequence ATGATTTATGTGGTTTTTGTGGAGCCAGAAACTCCTGGCAATATTGGGTTCCTGGCACGGACCATGAAAAATTTCGGTTTATACCAGTTAGTGCTAATAAATCCATGCACACTGGAAAATGATTCATATTACAAGGCCATGCACGCCCGTGAAATCGTCTCCAATCGCCAGGAATATGATTCCCTGGCTGAATTCCTCAAAATTAAGGAGATTGATTTTGCAGTGGGAACTACAGGGAATGCAGGTGGAAGTTATAATCTCCCCCGTATTGCAGTAACCCCTGATAATCTGGCCCAATCACTGAATGTGAATGGGGACATTGCATTGATAATGGGAAGAGAGGGTGATGGGCTCACTAACAAGGAATTAGAACTCTGTGATGTTGTGGTCTCAATTCCCACCCATGACGCTTATCCGGTCCTCAATGTGACCCATGCTGCAGCCATTATATTTTATGAACTGTTTAAAACTGAGAAAACTTATCCTGTGGAAGACCTGGATGAAGCATCTTTAACCGAAAAACAGAATTTAATTGAATGTATGGATGAAGTGCTGGATCACCTGGACTATCCAGCCCACAAAAAAAAGAATGCATCCACCGTCTTCAGGAGAGTGCTGGGAAGAGCATTTATATCTGGAAGGGAAGCACATACCCTTAGAGGAATGTTTCGAAGGATTAAAGAGAGGGTTAAATAA
- a CDS encoding M48 family metallopeptidase, translated as MKIKIQDIEVQCHVFHRKVKYARLEIKNGDLNLIMPIGAEDYQGLIRKHEKWVYQKISRINTLQKESENRKLDLTRSDHDFRELVKFLVAEISSEIGSPVNNVTFRRMKTRWGSCSSSGNVNFNTRLKYLPESLIRYVVHHEVCHIQVRKHDKHYWNLVSLTYPNYKKYENELAIYWFLVKDLN; from the coding sequence ATGAAGATTAAAATTCAGGACATTGAGGTCCAGTGCCATGTTTTCCACAGAAAAGTGAAATACGCCCGTTTGGAGATTAAAAACGGTGATCTGAACCTTATCATGCCCATTGGGGCTGAAGATTATCAGGGTCTGATTCGAAAACATGAAAAATGGGTTTATCAGAAAATATCACGGATAAATACGTTGCAAAAAGAATCTGAAAACAGAAAACTGGATTTAACTCGCAGTGATCACGATTTCCGTGAACTGGTCAAGTTTTTGGTGGCTGAAATATCCAGTGAAATAGGTTCTCCAGTGAATAATGTGACTTTCCGCCGTATGAAAACCCGTTGGGGAAGTTGTAGCTCATCAGGAAATGTGAACTTTAACACTCGCCTTAAATACTTACCGGAAAGCCTCATCAGATACGTGGTGCACCATGAAGTGTGCCATATCCAGGTAAGAAAACATGACAAACACTACTGGAATCTGGTTTCCCTAACTTACCCCAATTATAAGAAATATGAAAATGAACTGGCAATTTACTGGTTTTTGGTGAAGGATTTAAATTAA
- the tfrB gene encoding fumarate reductase (CoM/CoB) subunit TfrB, giving the protein MINITVMRYQPSEDEEPYPESYSVKKKEKMKVLDALNYINQHHQAGIAYRCSCRAGQCGSCAVKVNGEMALACKKEIKDEDVIEPINLPVIKDLVVDRSTMDSKVKEMGLFLEDECGISECPAILDPEELTNTKKLRSCIDCYSCLSACPVLKVNDEFAGPYFMRYLSKFALDPRDCPDRAEEGFDEGLYCCTSCSKCVEVCPKEINTFGGAIEKLREIACQEGIGPLPPHRAVRELIEKTGRSVEPPTEGPMREGFIKAVNSQSAKENVKADDEGKNNGKEKIALFTGCLMDYRLPDIGMALLDVLNNHDVIVDVPSQQVCCGSPLIRTGQTDAVGKLVEKNTKAFEGYDTIITVCAGCGATLKKDYPQYGTSFNMMDISEYLADKLNTEDMKPVNMKVTYHDPCHLVRGQGIRDEPREILKNIKGLEFVEMEVPDQCCGAGGGVRSGKPEIAAALGSAKAKMIEKLDVDAVITICPFCENNIRASLEKEGMDMEVMNILKLLEKAYEK; this is encoded by the coding sequence ATGATAAATATAACTGTTATGCGTTATCAGCCTTCAGAGGATGAAGAACCCTACCCTGAATCTTATTCTGTTAAAAAGAAGGAGAAGATGAAAGTCCTGGATGCTTTAAACTACATCAATCAACATCACCAGGCTGGTATTGCCTACCGCTGCTCCTGTCGGGCGGGCCAGTGTGGTTCCTGTGCAGTGAAGGTTAATGGAGAAATGGCTCTGGCATGTAAAAAAGAAATAAAAGATGAAGATGTAATTGAACCTATCAATTTACCAGTTATTAAGGACCTGGTTGTAGATAGGAGCACAATGGACAGTAAAGTGAAGGAAATGGGTCTTTTTCTAGAGGATGAATGTGGAATTAGTGAGTGTCCTGCCATTTTAGATCCAGAAGAATTAACCAACACCAAGAAATTAAGGAGCTGTATTGACTGTTACTCCTGTTTATCAGCCTGCCCAGTATTAAAGGTTAATGATGAATTTGCAGGACCCTATTTCATGCGTTACCTGTCCAAATTTGCCCTGGATCCAAGGGACTGTCCGGATCGGGCAGAAGAAGGATTTGATGAAGGACTATACTGCTGCACATCATGTTCTAAGTGTGTGGAAGTCTGTCCTAAAGAGATAAACACCTTCGGTGGGGCCATTGAAAAGTTAAGGGAAATAGCCTGCCAGGAAGGTATTGGACCATTACCACCCCATCGTGCAGTCAGGGAACTTATTGAAAAAACCGGAAGATCAGTAGAACCCCCAACAGAAGGACCCATGAGGGAAGGTTTCATAAAAGCAGTTAACTCTCAAAGTGCAAAAGAAAACGTAAAAGCAGACGATGAGGGTAAAAATAATGGAAAAGAAAAAATTGCACTCTTCACCGGCTGCCTAATGGATTATCGCCTCCCAGATATTGGAATGGCCCTTTTAGATGTCTTAAACAACCATGATGTTATTGTAGATGTGCCCAGCCAACAGGTCTGCTGTGGCTCTCCCCTTATCCGAACTGGACAAACCGATGCTGTTGGAAAGCTGGTTGAAAAAAATACTAAGGCCTTTGAAGGTTATGATACCATCATCACTGTCTGTGCTGGTTGCGGAGCCACCCTTAAAAAAGATTATCCCCAGTACGGTACCAGCTTCAATATGATGGATATCAGTGAATACCTGGCAGACAAACTTAACACCGAAGACATGAAACCGGTGAACATGAAAGTCACCTACCACGACCCCTGCCACCTTGTAAGGGGTCAAGGCATCCGGGATGAACCCCGTGAGATCCTGAAAAACATTAAGGGCCTTGAATTCGTGGAGATGGAAGTTCCTGACCAGTGCTGTGGCGCTGGTGGCGGTGTAAGATCTGGTAAACCAGAAATAGCAGCCGCCCTGGGCAGTGCCAAGGCTAAAATGATAGAAAAACTGGACGTGGATGCAGTGATCACCATATGCCCCTTCTGTGAAAATAACATCCGGGCTTCTCTGGAGAAGGAAGGGATGGACATGGAAGTTATGAACATACTCAAACTCCTGGAAAAGGCATATGAAAAATGA
- the dcd gene encoding dCTP deaminase, whose amino-acid sequence MAILSDQDIIKYLDEGKITIEPLEDPSRQIQPSSVDLRIGNEFKGFRIIRKPCIDPLDKSDLESYMESFHLDKGEAFIIHPGEFALATTYEAVKLPDDLVARVEGRSSMGRLGITMHVTAGYIDPGFEGKITLEISNIGKMPVALYTGQRVCQIVFETMTSPSLRPYGHPERDSKYMGQDKPVTSKIKQDYEIRDRKQTKLL is encoded by the coding sequence ATGGCTATTTTAAGTGACCAGGATATCATAAAATATTTAGATGAAGGTAAAATCACCATAGAACCGTTGGAAGATCCATCCCGGCAGATTCAACCATCATCTGTGGACCTCAGGATTGGGAATGAATTTAAAGGTTTTCGCATAATCCGAAAACCATGCATCGACCCCCTGGACAAATCTGACCTGGAGTCTTATATGGAATCATTCCATCTGGATAAGGGAGAGGCATTTATCATACATCCCGGCGAATTTGCACTGGCCACAACCTACGAAGCCGTTAAACTTCCTGATGATCTAGTGGCACGTGTGGAGGGGCGTTCATCAATGGGACGTCTGGGAATCACCATGCACGTTACCGCAGGATACATCGACCCGGGATTTGAGGGGAAAATTACCCTGGAGATTTCAAACATTGGAAAGATGCCAGTGGCCCTTTATACTGGCCAGAGGGTTTGTCAGATAGTATTTGAAACCATGACCAGCCCATCTTTACGTCCATACGGCCACCCAGAAAGGGATAGTAAATATATGGGCCAGGATAAACCTGTTACCAGTAAAATCAAACAGGATTATGAGATCAGGGACCGAAAACAAACAAAATTACTTTAA
- the glyS gene encoding glycine--tRNA ligase, producing the protein MKNEDVMNIAKKRGFLWSSFEIYSGVAGFFDYGPLGAILKNKIMNKWRNYYLVGEGFYEIESPTIMPEEALKASGHVDHFNDPMTECKDCLEVFRADHVIKEAIGEEVEGLKNQELTEILSNQEILCPKCGGHLTHVWSYNLMFQTLIGAKGKKTGYMRPETAQGIFIPFKRLLRFFRGKLPFGVVQLGKAYRNEISPRQGVIRLREFTQAEAEIFVDPRVKTHPNFQNVAQQVLTLYTAQAQEEEGEFIQITAEKAVNKGVISSQMLTYQLCLADRFMEELGIPENVIRFRQHMKTEMAHYAIDCWDVEIYTDRYGWIEVIGIADRTDFDLKSHSQYSKEDLSVFIEYDEPRTVTKMAAKPDMKKFGPLFKGNAPKILNFLKEADSDLIKESFDENGVYELELEGESYQLTPDIISFEEVEETVRGEKVYPHVIEPSYGIDRITYSVLLHSFTQEDDRNIFHFPADIAPVGVNVFPLVNKDELVEISGNIMNNLRDEGIIAEVDTSGTIGRRYARSDEIGTPFAVTVDHQSLEDNTVTIRERDSQEQIRVLISEVPGKVNDLILKKITFSDI; encoded by the coding sequence ATGAAGAATGAAGATGTTATGAATATTGCCAAGAAAAGAGGATTCTTATGGTCATCATTTGAAATATACTCAGGAGTAGCCGGATTCTTTGATTACGGCCCTCTGGGTGCAATTCTGAAAAATAAGATCATGAATAAGTGGAGAAATTACTACCTGGTGGGTGAAGGATTCTATGAAATTGAATCACCAACCATCATGCCTGAAGAGGCACTTAAAGCCTCAGGACACGTGGACCACTTCAACGACCCCATGACAGAATGCAAAGATTGTCTGGAAGTCTTCAGAGCAGATCATGTTATCAAAGAAGCCATTGGAGAAGAAGTGGAAGGATTAAAAAACCAGGAGCTCACTGAAATATTATCCAACCAGGAGATTCTCTGCCCCAAATGTGGTGGTCACCTTACCCATGTCTGGAGTTACAACCTCATGTTCCAAACCCTTATCGGTGCTAAGGGTAAAAAAACTGGTTACATGAGACCGGAAACTGCTCAGGGTATCTTCATACCATTCAAGAGACTCTTACGGTTCTTCCGTGGTAAACTCCCATTCGGTGTGGTGCAGCTTGGTAAAGCTTACCGGAACGAAATTTCACCGCGACAGGGTGTTATCCGCCTCAGGGAGTTCACCCAGGCCGAAGCAGAGATATTTGTAGATCCACGGGTTAAAACACACCCTAATTTCCAGAATGTAGCCCAGCAGGTTCTTACCCTGTACACTGCCCAGGCCCAGGAGGAAGAAGGTGAATTCATCCAGATCACAGCAGAGAAAGCAGTTAACAAAGGTGTGATATCCAGTCAGATGCTGACTTACCAGTTATGTTTGGCTGATAGGTTCATGGAGGAACTGGGAATACCTGAAAATGTGATCAGGTTCCGTCAGCACATGAAAACCGAGATGGCACACTACGCCATTGACTGCTGGGATGTGGAAATCTACACCGACCGTTACGGTTGGATTGAAGTTATTGGAATTGCTGATAGAACAGATTTCGATCTTAAATCCCACAGCCAGTACAGTAAGGAAGACTTATCAGTTTTCATAGAATATGATGAACCACGAACTGTTACCAAAATGGCAGCAAAACCAGATATGAAAAAATTTGGTCCTCTATTTAAGGGTAATGCACCTAAAATATTGAATTTCCTTAAGGAAGCTGATTCTGACCTAATAAAAGAATCTTTTGATGAAAATGGTGTTTATGAGTTAGAATTGGAGGGTGAATCATACCAGTTAACCCCGGATATTATATCCTTTGAAGAGGTTGAAGAAACTGTTAGGGGTGAAAAGGTATATCCTCATGTTATAGAACCATCCTATGGTATCGACCGTATAACCTACTCGGTACTCCTCCACTCATTCACCCAGGAAGATGACCGGAATATTTTCCATTTCCCTGCAGATATTGCCCCTGTTGGAGTAAATGTATTCCCACTGGTGAACAAGGATGAACTGGTGGAAATATCTGGCAATATAATGAATAATCTACGCGACGAAGGTATAATCGCAGAAGTTGACACTTCAGGAACTATTGGCCGAAGGTACGCTCGTTCTGATGAGATAGGAACACCATTTGCAGTTACAGTAGACCATCAAAGCCTGGAAGATAACACAGTAACCATACGGGAACGTGACAGCCAGGAACAGATCCGTGTATTGATATCTGAAGTTCCGGGAAAAGTTAATGACCTGATCCTCAAAAAGATAACTTTCAGTGACATTTAG